The following are from one region of the Salicibibacter kimchii genome:
- a CDS encoding FAD-dependent oxidoreductase — MADQQTQEKFAETSWQASVDLPDFDPLKDDMKTDVVIVGGGITGITAAYLLVQEGFQVALVEAGKLLNGTTGHTTAKVTAQHGLIYDEFIQHLGETNARLYYEANMEAMAFIRETIDKHGINCDFRRQDAYIYATTPKYKKKLEKEAAAYEKLNIDGDLLEELPIDINVKNALVMKDQAQFHPLHYLAPLVQAIVDKGGRIFENTTAVHVKRGEELSVITREADIQAKYILSCSHFPFYEGTGFYFTRMHAERSYVTAIKSKTAYPGGMYLSVDQPTRSLRSANIEGEELVLVGGESHKTGQGIDTHEHYDALQTFGDEVLGIEKQVNRWSTQDLTTLDKLPYVGHLTSQTSEQNILVATGYRKWGMTNGTAAAMLLRDIVQEKENRFADLFTPTRFHADPSLKHFLRENFDVAKHLVEGKAESSNKEMKSLAKDEGAVVRVEGKRKGAYRDKDGDLHVVDTTCTHAGCEVNWNDGDRTWDCPCHGSRFSYTGEIIEGPAEKPLQKEEYKMIESFMGDRAGY; from the coding sequence ATGGCAGATCAACAAACGCAAGAAAAGTTTGCGGAAACTTCCTGGCAAGCATCGGTCGACCTACCGGACTTTGATCCGTTAAAAGATGATATGAAAACAGATGTTGTTATCGTCGGAGGTGGGATCACGGGCATTACAGCCGCATATCTCCTCGTTCAAGAAGGTTTCCAAGTCGCGTTGGTAGAAGCCGGGAAGTTGCTCAATGGAACAACCGGGCATACCACCGCGAAAGTAACCGCTCAGCACGGACTGATCTATGATGAATTTATTCAACATTTGGGCGAAACAAATGCAAGGCTTTACTATGAAGCGAATATGGAAGCGATGGCTTTCATTCGTGAAACAATTGACAAACATGGAATCAACTGTGATTTCCGCAGGCAAGACGCTTATATTTACGCGACCACTCCGAAATATAAGAAGAAATTGGAAAAAGAAGCAGCGGCTTATGAAAAACTCAACATCGACGGGGATCTTCTCGAGGAACTCCCAATTGATATTAACGTCAAAAATGCATTGGTGATGAAGGATCAGGCTCAATTTCACCCACTTCATTACTTGGCACCGCTTGTACAAGCAATCGTCGACAAAGGCGGACGGATTTTTGAGAACACAACCGCCGTCCACGTGAAACGGGGAGAAGAACTATCCGTTATCACCCGCGAAGCAGATATCCAGGCAAAATATATTTTATCGTGTTCCCATTTTCCGTTTTATGAAGGGACCGGTTTTTATTTTACAAGAATGCACGCGGAGCGTTCCTATGTTACCGCCATAAAATCAAAGACGGCCTACCCGGGTGGCATGTATTTAAGCGTGGATCAACCCACTCGTTCGCTTCGTTCTGCCAACATTGAGGGCGAAGAGTTAGTCCTCGTCGGCGGAGAAAGCCATAAAACGGGACAGGGGATAGACACCCATGAGCATTACGACGCTTTGCAGACGTTCGGTGATGAAGTGCTCGGCATCGAAAAACAAGTCAATCGTTGGTCCACGCAGGATTTGACGACGCTGGACAAACTTCCATATGTCGGCCATTTGACCTCGCAAACCTCCGAGCAGAACATTCTTGTCGCCACCGGTTACCGAAAATGGGGAATGACCAATGGAACGGCCGCTGCAATGTTGCTTAGAGATATTGTTCAGGAAAAAGAGAACCGATTCGCAGACCTCTTTACACCAACCCGTTTTCATGCCGACCCCAGCCTGAAACATTTTCTTCGTGAAAACTTCGATGTGGCGAAGCATCTTGTTGAAGGGAAAGCAGAGTCATCCAATAAGGAAATGAAATCCTTGGCAAAAGACGAAGGGGCTGTCGTGCGGGTAGAAGGAAAACGAAAAGGCGCATATCGGGATAAAGATGGCGACCTGCACGTCGTTGATACGACTTGTACACATGCGGGCTGCGAGGTGAATTGGAACGACGGGGACCGTACCTGGGATTGCCCATGCCACGGATCAAGATTTTCCTACACCGGAGAAATTATCGAAGGACCGGCAGAAAAACCATTGCAAAAAGAAGAATATAAAATGATCGAAAGCTTTATGGGCGACCGGGCCGGTTATTGA